A stretch of DNA from Spirosoma endbachense:
GGATACTTGCCAATTTTTGCGGCCGGGTTGATTTTCTTACTCTACAAAAAACCTTTTTTCGTGCTGACGAAGCACTGGATTATCTGGCGAATAATCTGATCGATCTGATTTTTCTCGATATCAATATGCCCGCCTTGTCGGGGCTTGATTTTCATAAGCTCCTGCCCCATCCTACGCCCGTGATCTTTACGACTGCCTATGCCGAATACGCCGTTGACGGGTTTAACCTGAATGCTGTCGACTATTTGTTAAAACCGTTTACGTTCGAACGATTCGAGCAGGCGGCCCATAAAGCACGTGATGCGTATCGGTTCAGACAACAGCAAACGGAGCAGGATAAACCGACTTATTTGTACGTACGGGCCGATTATCGATTGTACCAGATTCCATTAGCCGATATTTTATTCATTGAAGGACTCGATGATTACCTTAAAATTCATCGCCAGAATGATAAACCTATTGTGTGCCGTATGACGATGAAAACGATGATGCAACAACTTCCCGAATCCAGCACCGCCGAGCGTTTTATTCGGGTTCATCGATCGTATATCATTCCCATGAACCGTATTGAAGCCGTACAGAACAAAACCATCCTGTTGTCAGGGCGTGAGATTCCGATTGGAGCCAGCTATGAAGCGGATTTCTTTCGTCAATTCGGCTCATAACGTCTGGCATCAATCGGCTTAGTTTACCGACAGCGTAACCTTCATTAACCGACATAATCGACCCATTTACCTCAAATTGGTCCGTGGCAACAACGATCCATCTAAAGTCAGCGTATTAAGCTATAATTAACACCTGTCTACTGACTATTATGGAACGCAAAGAGTTTTTGAAAAGAGGATTCGGAAGTTTGCTTGGGATAGCGACTGTTTTACCCGCAATTAATGCCTGTAGCTCATCGGAGGTTACCCCTACAACCTCAACGGGCACCAGCACGTCTACTGGCTCAACCAATGGGAGTTCGTCAAGTAACTGTTCGGTCACTCCATCGGAAACTGAAGGGCCTTTTCCAACTAAAGTCCCAGCCAACTTTGTGCGTAAGGACATTCGCGATGACCGCACCGGCGTAGCCTTTACGGTCAACATTACGATTAAAAATTCGAACAGCAGTTGTGCGGTTCTGGCGGGTGCTCTGGTTGATATCTGGCATTGCGACAAAGACGGTTACTACTCCGAATATGGCGGATCGGGTATGCAAAGTGTCAATTTTACAACCGTCGATTTTCTACGCGGGCGGCAAACGACCGATGCTAACGGTCTGGTTTCGTTCACGTCTATTTTCCCTGGCTGGTATTCGGGCCGCGCTCCGCACATCCATGTCCATATCTACAGCTCGACCGGAAAGTCACTGCTGGTCACTCAAATTGCATTTCCCTACGACATTGCTAACACGGTATACACAACGGCCCAATCGTACGGGTATACCAAAGGGTCGCAAGACACCAAGAACGAGTCCGACAATGTTTTTTCGGATGGGTTTACGACCGAACTGGCCACGGTTTCCGGCAGTATTTCAGCAGGTTACATACTCACCCATACAATTGTAGTCAGTGCCTAGTAAATAGGTGTTTGAGACTTCGGGCATAGGTTTCCTGAAGTCTCGCCAGCCCTTCAACGCAATGGCAAAAGGTCTTATTCGGCTTAGTTATCGTAAAATTATTGACGCATCATCCCAAAAAATCTGGGATAAATATGTGTTCGATGATACCTACATGGAGTTTTTCATGCAGGCCCAGTTCTATAATCAGCAGAATAAGTACACAACGTTTCAGGAGCTTCTGGACAACGTACCTAATGCCGATAAACTGCATTATTTGACCAGCACAGCCGCTGTTGGCTATATCAGGCAGTTGAATAAAATCATTCCGGACATTGCGAACAACGCCGGGAAATTGTGTCTGCCCTTCACACAGTTTACATTTGAGATTATCCAGTCGCATGTACAGAATAAAGATGCTCATCGAATCGCTATTTCCTTTTATAGCGAACCGCTGACCTGGATCGATACCATTGGCAATCTGCTGGTTATTGCCTACGGGGATCAACGCGAAGGGTTACGAACCGGACAGGAAGTGCAGACTGACATGATTGCCTTACAACCGTATCTGAGCATTTCTTCTTTTCAATACGGTAGTAGTTTGTCTCAGTAAGTATGGATACGCAAACAGAAGCTCAAATCTACCTCTCCGACCAACGAGGCTTTTCGCAACTTGACTCGTTCCGGAGTTATCACAGCTTCAATTTTGGCCATTATTTTCAAGAAAGCAGAAAACCATTTGGTGCCCTTCAGCTCCTGAACGATGATACGCTCAAAGCCGGGAAAAGCATCAGGATGATAGCCGAAACCCATACGACGGCCCTTATTATTCCGATTGTTGGCGGACTTGAGTACAAAAGTGAATCGGGCGATGGCTTTCTGGAAGCTGGAGAGGTTCAGATTTTTTCACTAGCGGCAGGTATGGACTATGAGCTTATCAATCCATACGAAACGGAGCTCATCAACTTTATTCAAGTCTGGCTCGATGACGATAGTATACCACCTACATCGTCTCCACAACAAACAGCCTTTGACTTAACCACTAAAAATAAGCTGTTACCGATTTTACCGCTCAGTAGTAGCCATACGCAAATCAGCCGTTGTTATATTGGCCGATATGACGGTCGGCAGGAAGACGTTTATCACCTTCAACAGGCAGCTGACCAGGTACAGTCCACCGGAATTTTTGTGTTCATCCTGAGCGGAGCGTTTGAGGTACAGAATCGGTTACTCCACGAAAGAGATGGGCTGGCGTTAACGAATCTGAAAGAGGGAGTTCTCGAATTTGAAGCGTTGTCGAACGATGCTATTCTTTTGCTCATGGAGATTCCGATACGCCCTGAAATTCATCCTGTGTAGAATACCCACTGTTCGGCAAAAGCTTTTCTACATAAAATAAAGCCTGTCTGCTTGACGCAGGCAGGCTTTAATCATAAGAAACGACTTAAGTCTATTAAGCTTGTTGCTCCACACTGGCTTCTTCTGCCACTTCAGTTGCATACGCATCTGTCGGTACGCAGGCGCAAACCAGATTACGATCTCCGTAAGCTGAATCAATCCGGCTAACGCTTGGCCAGAATTTACGGGCACGAACCTGCGGCAACGGATAAACGGCTTTTTCGCGGCTGTAAGGCCGAGTCCAGTTATCAGATAGCGCTACTGTAGCCGTGTGAGGGGCGTGTTTCAGCACGTTACTGGTCCGGTCAGCAGCACCCGTTTCGATTTCGCGAATTTCTTCCCGAATGGCGATCAGGGCATCGCAGAAACGATCAAGCTCGGCTTTCGACTCCGATTCGGTTGGCTCGATCATCATTGTTCCAGCCACCGGAAAGGAAACCGTTGGCGCATGGAACCCGTAATCCATCAGACGTTTCGCAATATCTTCAACTTCAACGCCTGCTACTGCTTTAAACGGACGGCAATCGATGATCATTTCGTGAGCGGCACGACCGTTCGTACCGGCATAAAGCGCTTCGTAGTGTCCATCCAGCCGTGCTTTAATATAATTCGCGTTCAGAATAGCGCGTTTGGTTGCATTTGTCAGCCCTTCTCCACCCATCATTGCAATGTAGGCATAAGAGATCGTCAGAATGCTCGCAGAACCATAGGGAGCGGCAGAAACAGCATGAATAGCCTGTTCGCCACCGGTGTGTACGAGGGCATGACCGGGCAGGAAGGGAGCCAAATGGGCCGCTACGCCAATAGGGCCCATACCAGGACCACCGCCACCGTGAGGGATACAGAATGTTTTGTGCAGATTCAGGTGGCAGACGTCAGCACCAATCGTAGCCGGAGATGTCAGACCAACCTGAGCGTTCATGTTGGCTCCATCCATATAAACCTGTCCGCCATGCTGATGAATGGTTTCGCAGATCTCTTTGATGCTCTCCTCGAAAACACCGTGTGTTGACGGATAGGTAACCATCAGACACGAGAGGTCATTGCTATATTGCTCAGCTTTCGCTTTCAGGTCAGCGACGTCGATGTTGCCGCGTTCATCGCATTTAACGATAACGACTTTCATACCGGCCATAACGGCGCTGGCTGGATTGGTTCCGTGAGCCGATTGCGGAATCAATGAGACATTCCGGTGGTAATTTTCCTGGCTTTCGTGATAGGCCCGGATCACCATCAACCCTGCGTATTCGCCCTGAGCGCCCGAATTCGGCTGCAACGACATGGCGGCAAAACCCGTAATTTCACATAACCAGGCATTGAGGTCACTGAATAGCTGCTGATAACCGGTGGTCTGATCTTTCGGCGCAAACGGGTGTAATTTACCAATCTCAGGCCACGTTACCGGAATCATTTCGGCAGTAGCGTTGAGTTTCATGGTACAACTACCCAACGAAATCATGGAATGAACCAGCGATAAATCCTTTTCTTCCAGCGATTTCAGGTAGCGCAACATCTCGTGCTCGGTATGATGCGTATTGAAAACCGGGTGGGTCAGATAGTCCGATTGACGCACGAGCCGTTCGGGCCAGGTGATGTCCAGATCAGCCAGAATGGCCTCCAAATCACATTTTACGCCAAAAATCGAAAGTAGTTCTATAAGGTCGTCCAGTGTCTTAGCCTCATCGAACGACACGCTCACTCGTTCGCCATCAGACAGATAACGCAGGTTTACCTGCGCAGCCCTCGCCGATTTTCTTAACGATTCAACATCGCCAACTTTTACGGTAACGGTATCGAAATAATTATCTGTGCTCAGTTCGTGCGCGCTCCAGCGAAGAGCCGTTGCAAACACTTTGGCCAGACCATGTACTTTTTCGGCAATAGCCTTAAGCCGTTGCGGACCATGATATACGGCATAGCTACCAGCCATGACAGCCAGTAAAACCTGTGCCGTACAGATATTTGAGGTTGCTTTTTCGCGACGGATGTGCTGTTCGCGGGTTTGCAATGCCATCCGAAGGGCGGGTTTTCCTTCCGCATCCAGCGAAACACCAATGATCCGACCCGGAATTTGACGCTTAAAGGCATCACGGGTAGCAAAATAAGCCGCATGTGGTCCGCCAAAACCCATCGGAACACCAAAGCGTTGCGCTGAACCGACAACTACGTCAGCACCCATTTCGCCCGGAGGAGTTAGCAATGTCAGAGCGAGCAGATCAGCAGCAACGGCCGTTGTAATACCTAATTCGTGAGCGGCCGAAATCAGATCAGTATAGTCGAAC
This window harbors:
- a CDS encoding LytR/AlgR family response regulator transcription factor, which produces MIRAIAVDDEPPALRILANFCGRVDFLTLQKTFFRADEALDYLANNLIDLIFLDINMPALSGLDFHKLLPHPTPVIFTTAYAEYAVDGFNLNAVDYLLKPFTFERFEQAAHKARDAYRFRQQQTEQDKPTYLYVRADYRLYQIPLADILFIEGLDDYLKIHRQNDKPIVCRMTMKTMMQQLPESSTAERFIRVHRSYIIPMNRIEAVQNKTILLSGREIPIGASYEADFFRQFGS
- a CDS encoding pirin family protein, producing the protein MDTQTEAQIYLSDQRGFSQLDSFRSYHSFNFGHYFQESRKPFGALQLLNDDTLKAGKSIRMIAETHTTALIIPIVGGLEYKSESGDGFLEAGEVQIFSLAAGMDYELINPYETELINFIQVWLDDDSIPPTSSPQQTAFDLTTKNKLLPILPLSSSHTQISRCYIGRYDGRQEDVYHLQQAADQVQSTGIFVFILSGAFEVQNRLLHERDGLALTNLKEGVLEFEALSNDAILLLMEIPIRPEIHPV
- a CDS encoding dioxygenase family protein gives rise to the protein MERKEFLKRGFGSLLGIATVLPAINACSSSEVTPTTSTGTSTSTGSTNGSSSSNCSVTPSETEGPFPTKVPANFVRKDIRDDRTGVAFTVNITIKNSNSSCAVLAGALVDIWHCDKDGYYSEYGGSGMQSVNFTTVDFLRGRQTTDANGLVSFTSIFPGWYSGRAPHIHVHIYSSTGKSLLVTQIAFPYDIANTVYTTAQSYGYTKGSQDTKNESDNVFSDGFTTELATVSGSISAGYILTHTIVVSA
- the gcvP gene encoding aminomethyl-transferring glycine dehydrogenase, which translates into the protein MKLNLRYQESFEDRHHGQTEAAQAEMLQTISTTGLPVESIDELIDQTVPAAIRLPRPLNLPAPKSETQFLADFKKMAGQNKVFKSYIGTGYYDTITPNVILRNILENPAWYTAYTPYQAEIAQGRLEALLNFQTVVSDLTGMDLANASLLDEATAAAEAMHMLYAMRPASKKSASTFFVSERCHPQTIDVLLTRATPIGIQVLVGDHRTVNLTNGEIFGILLQYPASDGEVFDYTDLISAAHELGITTAVAADLLALTLLTPPGEMGADVVVGSAQRFGVPMGFGGPHAAYFATRDAFKRQIPGRIIGVSLDAEGKPALRMALQTREQHIRREKATSNICTAQVLLAVMAGSYAVYHGPQRLKAIAEKVHGLAKVFATALRWSAHELSTDNYFDTVTVKVGDVESLRKSARAAQVNLRYLSDGERVSVSFDEAKTLDDLIELLSIFGVKCDLEAILADLDITWPERLVRQSDYLTHPVFNTHHTEHEMLRYLKSLEEKDLSLVHSMISLGSCTMKLNATAEMIPVTWPEIGKLHPFAPKDQTTGYQQLFSDLNAWLCEITGFAAMSLQPNSGAQGEYAGLMVIRAYHESQENYHRNVSLIPQSAHGTNPASAVMAGMKVVIVKCDERGNIDVADLKAKAEQYSNDLSCLMVTYPSTHGVFEESIKEICETIHQHGGQVYMDGANMNAQVGLTSPATIGADVCHLNLHKTFCIPHGGGGPGMGPIGVAAHLAPFLPGHALVHTGGEQAIHAVSAAPYGSASILTISYAYIAMMGGEGLTNATKRAILNANYIKARLDGHYEALYAGTNGRAAHEMIIDCRPFKAVAGVEVEDIAKRLMDYGFHAPTVSFPVAGTMMIEPTESESKAELDRFCDALIAIREEIREIETGAADRTSNVLKHAPHTATVALSDNWTRPYSREKAVYPLPQVRARKFWPSVSRIDSAYGDRNLVCACVPTDAYATEVAEEASVEQQA